A single Xylanimonas cellulosilytica DSM 15894 DNA region contains:
- a CDS encoding sensor histidine kinase, giving the protein MDRARPRLVRPSRAETTAAVAVGVLTLAGLLALPLVAAAEPDERIVAPSPADPGWWLVVALLLAQAIALLAAKRSTRLVLAVVAVVPALHAVAVPGATFSLTTVAVAAAIVWAVLRRPLRSLSAVVPAAGLLVAGAQYVNDVRSGSAPGVATLGAALLQAFAIVAVALAVGLVVAARHDARVARGHELLALRREHDALVQAAVARERVAMSRELHDIAAHHMSGIALLASAIYRQVDLDPEAAKVSAQQVRAQSTTVLDDLRRVIGLLRDEAESPRSVETLAAVRELVERRRAAGADVELVAHTGTGTGTGTGTEVLGAGIGTLAQLVAYRMVQESLANAAAHAPGARCVVEIDDRQPDRLTVLVTNDASHAPDPGPGGGFGLVGMRERAELVDAELHHGPTADGGWQVRLTLRRDAILDDVPQEPA; this is encoded by the coding sequence GTGGACCGCGCGCGGCCGCGCCTCGTCCGTCCCAGTCGCGCCGAGACGACTGCCGCGGTCGCCGTCGGCGTTCTCACCCTGGCCGGTCTGCTGGCGCTGCCGCTCGTCGCGGCGGCCGAACCGGACGAGCGCATCGTCGCCCCGTCGCCGGCCGATCCGGGCTGGTGGCTCGTCGTCGCCCTCCTCCTCGCGCAGGCGATCGCGCTGCTGGCGGCGAAGCGGTCCACGCGGCTGGTGCTCGCCGTCGTCGCCGTGGTCCCCGCGCTCCATGCGGTCGCCGTCCCCGGCGCCACCTTCAGCCTGACCACCGTCGCCGTCGCCGCCGCCATCGTCTGGGCCGTCCTGCGCAGGCCCCTGCGGAGCCTCAGCGCGGTCGTCCCGGCCGCGGGGCTGCTCGTCGCCGGCGCCCAGTACGTCAACGACGTGCGCAGCGGATCGGCACCCGGGGTCGCCACGCTCGGCGCGGCGCTGCTGCAGGCCTTCGCGATCGTGGCCGTCGCGCTGGCCGTCGGCCTGGTCGTGGCCGCCCGCCACGACGCCCGGGTCGCACGCGGCCACGAGCTGTTGGCGCTCCGGCGCGAGCACGACGCGCTCGTCCAGGCGGCGGTGGCGCGCGAGCGCGTCGCCATGTCGCGGGAGCTGCACGACATCGCCGCCCACCACATGTCGGGGATCGCCCTGCTGGCGTCGGCGATCTACCGTCAGGTCGATCTCGACCCGGAGGCGGCCAAGGTCTCCGCCCAGCAGGTGCGGGCCCAGAGCACCACGGTGCTCGACGACCTGCGCCGCGTGATCGGCCTGCTGCGCGACGAGGCGGAGAGCCCTCGCTCCGTCGAGACGCTGGCCGCGGTGCGTGAACTCGTCGAGCGTCGCCGCGCCGCGGGCGCCGACGTCGAGCTCGTCGCGCACACGGGCACAGGCACGGGCACGGGCACGGGAACAGAGGTTCTCGGCGCCGGCATCGGCACCCTCGCCCAGCTCGTGGCCTACCGCATGGTGCAGGAGTCGCTGGCCAACGCGGCCGCGCACGCGCCGGGTGCGCGCTGCGTCGTCGAGATCGACGACCGGCAGCCCGATCGCCTGACGGTGCTCGTGACGAACGACGCCTCCCACGCTCCCGACCCGGGGCCCGGCGGCGGGTTCGGCCTCGTCGGGATGCGCGAGCGTGCGGAGCTCGTCGACGCCGAGCTGCACCACGGCCCGACGGCGGACGGCGGCTGGCAGGTGCGCCTCACCCTCCGCAGAGACGCCATACTCGACGACGTACCGCAGGAGCCCGCATGA
- a CDS encoding type II CAAX endopeptidase family protein — MTAIDLPAIDRGRTGIRGVISRHPLVSFFVLANLLSWTAWIPYVLSQNGLGVWDFTFPEVLGGGQILGMLPGAYLGPITSALVVTVITDGAAGLREWAARLWRWRVRWHWYAIALLGVPAALVLTGAVFSGGQVLAPSMTALAVYVPALLIQMVTTGLAEEPGWRDFSLPRLQARFGPMRASLILGPLWALWHLPLFLTEWGGWPDADWTRPIAFTVFCIAFNFVMSWVFNSTGQSLPLAMLAHVSVNTFVSILWADMFPTIGEQAITSVLAAGGVVAAVLVIVLTRGRLGYRDEVNGDELNRDDLNRDDLNRDELAGLGQVDEPVLVGPDHRL, encoded by the coding sequence ATGACTGCGATCGACTTGCCTGCGATCGACCGTGGACGAACCGGGATCCGGGGCGTGATCAGCCGGCACCCGCTCGTCAGCTTCTTCGTCCTCGCGAACCTGCTCAGCTGGACCGCCTGGATCCCGTACGTGCTCTCGCAGAACGGGCTGGGCGTCTGGGACTTCACCTTCCCGGAGGTTCTCGGCGGCGGCCAGATCCTCGGGATGCTGCCGGGCGCCTACCTCGGACCGATCACGTCGGCGCTCGTCGTCACCGTGATCACGGACGGCGCCGCCGGCCTGCGCGAGTGGGCCGCACGCCTGTGGCGGTGGCGGGTGCGCTGGCACTGGTACGCGATCGCGCTGCTCGGCGTGCCGGCGGCGCTCGTGCTCACGGGAGCCGTGTTCTCGGGCGGCCAGGTGCTCGCCCCCTCGATGACGGCGCTCGCCGTCTACGTGCCGGCCCTGCTCATCCAGATGGTCACCACGGGCCTGGCCGAGGAGCCCGGCTGGCGTGACTTCTCGCTGCCCCGGCTGCAGGCCAGGTTCGGGCCGATGCGCGCCTCCCTCATCCTCGGACCGCTGTGGGCGCTGTGGCACCTGCCGCTCTTCCTCACCGAGTGGGGCGGCTGGCCGGACGCCGACTGGACCCGCCCGATCGCGTTCACCGTGTTCTGCATCGCCTTCAACTTCGTGATGTCGTGGGTCTTCAACAGCACGGGCCAGAGCCTGCCGCTCGCGATGCTGGCGCACGTCAGCGTCAACACCTTCGTCTCGATCCTCTGGGCCGACATGTTTCCCACGATCGGCGAGCAGGCGATCACGTCGGTGCTCGCCGCCGGCGGCGTCGTCGCCGCCGTGCTGGTGATCGTGCTCACCCGTGGTCGGCTCGGCTACCGCGACGAGGTCAACGGCGACGAGCTGAACCGCGACGACCTGAACCGCGACGACCTGAACCGCGACGAGCTAGCGGGACTCGGGCAGGTCGACGAACCGGTTCTGGTAGGCCCAGACCACCGCCTGTAA
- a CDS encoding ABC transporter ATP-binding protein yields the protein MTTTTTTTTTAGPRVDSAVRLVHLTKSYPNGPEQVVALQGVSLAVSPGSFTAIMGPSGSGKSTFLNLAAGLDTPSTGQVFIGNTDITALSPDAVTRFRRRSIGFVFQSYNLVGHLTVGENIQLPLLLDGRRPDERWQQALIESVGLTGMTDRLPSELSGGQAQRVAIARALITRPTVVFADEPTGALDRRTGDQVLDVLRSTAQRFAQTLVLVTHDPHVAAAADEVLFLADGRLAGRLVAPTSSQIAARLVELGR from the coding sequence ATGACCACGACCACGACCACGACCACGACTGCCGGCCCGCGCGTCGACTCCGCCGTGCGCCTCGTTCACCTCACCAAGAGCTACCCCAACGGACCGGAGCAGGTGGTCGCGCTCCAGGGCGTGTCCCTCGCCGTCAGCCCTGGGTCGTTCACCGCGATCATGGGGCCCTCCGGCTCGGGCAAGTCGACGTTCCTCAACCTCGCCGCAGGGCTCGACACGCCGTCGACCGGCCAGGTGTTCATCGGCAACACCGACATCACCGCGCTCTCACCGGATGCCGTCACCCGCTTCCGCCGTCGGAGCATCGGCTTCGTCTTCCAGTCGTACAACCTCGTCGGGCACCTGACCGTCGGCGAGAACATCCAGCTGCCGCTGCTGCTCGACGGGCGGCGCCCCGACGAGCGGTGGCAGCAGGCGCTCATCGAGTCCGTCGGGCTGACGGGCATGACCGACCGCCTGCCGAGCGAGCTGTCCGGAGGTCAGGCCCAGCGCGTCGCCATCGCCCGCGCCCTCATCACCCGGCCCACCGTCGTCTTCGCCGACGAACCGACCGGGGCACTCGACCGCCGCACCGGCGACCAGGTGCTCGACGTGCTGCGCAGCACCGCCCAGCGGTTCGCGCAGACCCTCGTGCTCGTCACCCACGACCCGCACGTCGCCGCCGCCGCGGACGAGGTGCTCTTCCTCGCGGACGGGCGCCTGGCCGGCCGGCTCGTCGCGCCGACCAGCAGCCAGATCGCCGCCCGTCTCGTCGAGCTGGGGCGGTGA
- a CDS encoding response regulator, whose translation MIRVLIADDQPLVRAGLTALVNLEPDLEVVGEAGDGVTALAMAQDLRPDIACLDIRMPGLDGIAVARRLCGPDVEAPIPVLVLTTFDLDDYVFGALEAGVSGFLLKDAEPETITTAIRQVAAGNGTIDQTLTRRILREFVQRRSLQPVSTSRGNGVLTSREQEILLLLAQGMSNDEIARTLVVELSTVKSHLARMLPKLGVRSRLQAVVWAYQNRFVDLPESR comes from the coding sequence ATGATCCGTGTCCTCATCGCCGACGACCAGCCCCTCGTGCGCGCCGGGCTGACCGCCCTGGTGAACCTGGAGCCCGACCTCGAGGTGGTCGGCGAGGCCGGCGACGGCGTCACGGCCCTCGCGATGGCCCAGGACCTGCGCCCGGACATCGCCTGCCTCGACATCCGCATGCCCGGCCTCGACGGCATCGCCGTCGCGCGCCGGCTGTGCGGGCCCGACGTCGAAGCGCCGATCCCCGTGCTCGTGCTCACGACCTTCGACCTCGACGACTACGTGTTCGGGGCCCTCGAGGCCGGGGTCTCGGGGTTCCTGCTCAAGGACGCGGAACCCGAGACGATCACGACCGCGATCCGCCAGGTCGCCGCGGGCAACGGCACGATCGACCAGACCCTGACGCGCCGCATCCTTCGCGAGTTCGTGCAGCGGCGCAGCCTGCAGCCGGTGAGCACCTCGCGCGGCAACGGGGTGCTCACCAGCCGCGAGCAGGAGATCCTGCTGCTGCTCGCCCAGGGCATGTCCAACGACGAGATCGCCCGGACCCTGGTGGTCGAGCTGTCGACCGTCAAGTCGCACCTGGCCCGCATGCTCCCCAAGCTCGGGGTGCGGTCGCGGTTACAGGCGGTGGTCTGGGCCTACCAGAACCGGTTCGTCGACCTGCCCGAGTCCCGCTAG
- a CDS encoding FtsX-like permease family protein, which yields MFSFTSSFTSSFALSAVRAYRSSFIGSFLVVVSAAALLSANGVLMETGLRGDAPLLTTVAASFAGTAILVVVLVVASTFASALRQRQAQFAVLRAVGATPAQVRSMVTAEVAVVFALAAPLGAVPGLFAATLLTPVLESGGIVPTGQELTLTPLPVVGAVILLFPTALLAARLAARKVTKVSPTAAVRGAAVESAQLTPARRAVAVTLLVAGVLVAGTPFAVPGTLGSAAGATSAFLLIGAAALAGPAIVGAVASRAAHATRSSSNAAAVLALVNSRGFSRRLTTAIIPLALLLALGTVQTGVNSSMVEAAGVQLRAGLGADAVITSPTGVTAEHLAAIDSSPRVDTVVSSTMVAAEAAVDPDLPGFWEPVGVHAVSGSTAGPSDAGLIDAGLTVAGPIDAGLIDVGLIDAGVSAGSLDDLTGPATIAASSESLFGTGKGVGDTVDLRFDGSTELTATIVAVYERGLAFGEYLIDVSSLPAQSQPAVADRLFVHGSADLTSLGTSVGLRSLSVDDYVAAMVGGAASQQDLSAVLLFVLIFFVAIGAANTLVMLTGARGAEFAVLRRIGAGRRQLTSMIAIESGFVIVTALVIGTLSVVPALLGVSYGLLGGFSLAIDWPVYGVLAAAVVLIAGVSMMGSARVGSRVRA from the coding sequence ATGTTCTCCTTCACCTCGTCCTTCACCTCGTCCTTCGCCCTCTCCGCCGTCCGCGCCTACCGGTCCAGCTTCATCGGCAGCTTCCTCGTCGTCGTCTCCGCCGCCGCGCTGCTCTCGGCGAACGGCGTCCTCATGGAGACCGGCCTGCGCGGCGACGCCCCGCTCCTGACCACCGTCGCCGCGTCCTTCGCCGGCACCGCGATCCTCGTCGTCGTGCTCGTCGTCGCCTCGACCTTCGCCTCGGCACTGCGGCAGCGGCAGGCACAGTTCGCCGTGCTGCGCGCCGTGGGAGCCACTCCCGCACAGGTGCGCTCGATGGTGACGGCCGAGGTCGCCGTCGTGTTCGCGCTCGCGGCACCCCTCGGTGCCGTCCCCGGGCTGTTCGCGGCCACCCTGCTCACGCCCGTGCTCGAGTCCGGCGGCATCGTGCCCACCGGGCAGGAGCTGACGCTCACGCCGCTCCCCGTGGTCGGTGCGGTGATCCTGCTGTTCCCGACCGCGCTGCTCGCTGCGCGGCTCGCCGCGCGAAAGGTCACGAAGGTCAGCCCGACCGCCGCCGTGCGCGGTGCCGCCGTGGAGTCGGCGCAGCTCACGCCGGCACGCCGGGCTGTCGCCGTCACGCTCCTCGTCGCGGGCGTCCTCGTCGCCGGCACGCCGTTCGCCGTTCCCGGCACCCTGGGCAGTGCGGCGGGGGCAACCTCCGCGTTCCTGCTCATCGGCGCCGCCGCGCTGGCCGGGCCGGCGATCGTCGGCGCCGTCGCGAGCAGGGCGGCCCACGCCACGCGCTCGTCGAGCAACGCGGCGGCCGTGCTCGCGCTCGTGAACAGCCGCGGGTTCTCGCGGCGCCTCACGACGGCGATCATCCCGCTCGCGCTCCTGCTCGCGCTCGGCACCGTCCAGACCGGCGTCAACTCGAGCATGGTCGAGGCGGCCGGCGTCCAGCTCCGTGCCGGACTGGGAGCCGACGCCGTCATCACCTCCCCCACCGGCGTGACGGCGGAGCATCTGGCGGCCATCGACTCCAGCCCAAGAGTCGACACAGTCGTGAGCAGCACGATGGTGGCCGCGGAGGCCGCGGTCGACCCCGACCTCCCAGGGTTCTGGGAGCCGGTCGGCGTGCACGCCGTGAGCGGAAGCACCGCGGGACCGAGCGACGCGGGGTTGATCGACGCGGGGCTGACCGTCGCGGGGCCGATCGACGCGGGGTTGATCGACGTGGGGTTGATCGACGCGGGCGTGAGCGCCGGCTCCCTCGACGACCTCACCGGTCCGGCAACGATCGCGGCCAGCAGCGAGAGCCTCTTCGGCACCGGTAAGGGCGTCGGCGACACGGTCGACCTGCGGTTCGACGGCTCGACGGAGCTGACCGCGACGATCGTCGCGGTGTACGAGCGGGGCCTCGCCTTCGGTGAGTACCTCATCGACGTGTCGTCGCTGCCCGCGCAGAGCCAGCCGGCGGTCGCGGACCGGCTGTTCGTGCACGGGTCCGCCGACCTGACCTCCCTCGGCACCTCCGTGGGCCTGCGGTCGCTGTCCGTCGACGACTACGTGGCGGCGATGGTGGGCGGTGCGGCATCGCAGCAGGATCTCTCGGCCGTCCTGCTGTTCGTCCTCATCTTCTTCGTCGCGATCGGCGCGGCGAACACGCTCGTCATGCTCACCGGGGCGCGCGGGGCAGAGTTCGCCGTCCTGCGCCGCATCGGCGCCGGACGTCGCCAGCTGACCTCGATGATCGCGATCGAGTCGGGGTTCGTCATCGTCACCGCCCTGGTGATCGGCACGCTGTCGGTGGTGCCCGCACTCCTGGGTGTCTCCTACGGCCTGCTCGGCGGCTTCTCGTTGGCGATCGACTGGCCGGTGTACGGGGTGCTGGCCGCGGCGGTCGTGCTGATCGCGGGGGTGTCCATGATGGGGTCGGCGCGGGTGGGAAGCCGGGTCCGGGCGTGA
- a CDS encoding acetylxylan esterase, whose amino-acid sequence MAQFDLPLDALHQYRPDVQCPDDLVDFWTTTVAESRRTADAPVLTRVETGLTEVVVDDVTFPGFGGHPIKAWLVRPRRADGPLPAVVELLGYGGGRGLPHEHLRWAAAGVAHLVMDTRGQGAHWGSGGETPDPVGRSAGVMGVMTAGVDDPHDHFYRRFYTDGVRAVDAVRQIPGIDPARVAVTGVSQGGGGCIAVASLLAMTSDGGGASDGGGAPDGAARIHGDAVVAMPDVPFLTHFRRAVQIVDSRPYGEITQYLSVKRDPAAEATLWTTLSYLDGANLARHATAPALFSVALRDMTCPPSTVFAAYNAWGANAGAVPKRIDVYPYNEHEGGQAYRFAPQLDWLRTHTA is encoded by the coding sequence ATGGCCCAGTTCGACCTGCCGCTCGACGCACTGCACCAGTACCGTCCCGACGTCCAGTGCCCGGACGATCTCGTGGACTTCTGGACGACGACGGTCGCGGAGTCGCGCCGGACGGCCGACGCGCCGGTGCTCACGCGGGTCGAGACCGGGCTGACCGAGGTCGTGGTCGACGACGTGACGTTCCCCGGGTTCGGCGGACACCCGATCAAGGCGTGGCTGGTCCGGCCCCGGCGTGCGGACGGGCCGCTGCCCGCCGTCGTCGAGCTCCTCGGGTACGGCGGCGGCCGCGGCCTGCCGCACGAGCACCTGCGGTGGGCAGCGGCCGGCGTCGCGCACCTGGTGATGGACACGCGCGGGCAGGGCGCCCACTGGGGCTCCGGCGGCGAGACCCCCGACCCGGTGGGCCGCAGCGCCGGCGTCATGGGCGTCATGACCGCCGGCGTCGACGACCCCCACGACCACTTCTACCGCCGCTTCTACACCGACGGCGTCCGCGCCGTCGACGCCGTCCGGCAGATCCCCGGCATCGACCCGGCCCGCGTGGCGGTCACCGGCGTCAGCCAGGGTGGCGGCGGGTGCATCGCCGTCGCGTCGCTGCTCGCCATGACGTCCGACGGCGGTGGGGCGTCCGACGGCGGTGGGGCTCCCGACGGCGCGGCACGGATCCACGGCGACGCCGTCGTGGCGATGCCGGACGTGCCGTTCCTGACCCACTTCCGCCGGGCCGTGCAGATCGTGGACTCGCGGCCCTACGGCGAGATCACCCAGTACCTGTCGGTGAAGCGCGACCCGGCAGCCGAGGCCACGCTGTGGACCACGCTCTCGTACCTCGACGGCGCGAACCTCGCGCGGCACGCGACGGCGCCCGCGCTGTTCTCGGTGGCCCTGAGGGACATGACGTGCCCGCCGTCGACCGTCTTCGCGGCCTACAACGCGTGGGGCGCGAACGCCGGGGCGGTCCCGAAGCGGATCGACGTCTACCCGTACAACGAGCACGAGGGCGGCCAGGCCTACCGCTTCGCCCCCCAGCTCGACTGGCTGCGCACCCACACGGCGTGA
- a CDS encoding HNH endonuclease signature motif containing protein, with product MASTLAERLDGALPGPVLAAQVAALDPADLDDDALLELAAAAERLASWAAAMQARAVAEQLARSQSSAEAGYVTAGLCLRLGATRYAADKRVRLAVACDRHPLLATALRGGVLDTDKALALAETGQMPDSVRALVITSLLPRAGTLTHRQLAEQVRRAELLTDPDGAEDRHRRARADRSVRFDPTDNTMAWITAHLPADDAVRVWATVDAAARAMRAVPGESRTLDQCRADALVALTTGQLVLVGTDGRPEGEAVDGPEGEAVARLDDAAGFPGDAADGSDDAAGLSGDGADRPDDADGRLDDDVPGRPGNESAHCSVPAVPAVPAVPAVPAVRVPVVQVGVLVAATTLAGLDDLPGEIAGYGPVPADVAAALAHLGDQPGDTTWRRLLTDPVSGVLTDYSTRAYRPGRILRAAVEARDRTCTFIGCRQPSHRCEHDHLTPYDHQHPDRRAHGHGQTCAHNLHALCKHHHQLKTAGIIVPSRDPRTGATLWTLTATGHTATREADPLHPEAHARRLRAERAGPDPGRGPGSDPGSAPGAQVAPADDLADPPF from the coding sequence GTGGCTTCCACGCTTGCTGAGCGTCTCGACGGCGCGCTGCCCGGACCTGTCCTGGCCGCCCAGGTCGCGGCCCTGGACCCTGCGGACCTGGACGACGACGCCCTGCTGGAGCTGGCCGCCGCTGCCGAGCGGCTCGCGTCGTGGGCCGCGGCCATGCAGGCCCGCGCGGTCGCCGAGCAGCTGGCTCGGTCGCAGTCGTCGGCGGAGGCTGGGTATGTGACCGCGGGACTGTGCCTCCGGCTGGGGGCTACCCGGTACGCCGCCGACAAGCGGGTCCGTCTTGCCGTCGCGTGCGACCGGCACCCGCTGCTGGCCACCGCGCTCCGCGGCGGTGTGCTCGACACCGACAAGGCTCTCGCACTGGCCGAGACCGGCCAGATGCCGGACTCGGTCCGGGCCCTCGTGATCACGTCGCTGCTGCCTCGTGCCGGGACCCTGACGCACCGGCAGCTGGCCGAGCAGGTCCGCCGCGCCGAGCTGCTGACGGACCCGGACGGCGCCGAGGATCGCCATCGCCGCGCCCGCGCGGACCGGTCGGTGCGCTTCGACCCCACCGACAACACGATGGCCTGGATCACTGCCCACCTGCCCGCCGACGATGCCGTCCGCGTGTGGGCCACCGTCGATGCCGCAGCGCGCGCGATGCGTGCCGTCCCGGGCGAGAGCCGGACGCTGGACCAGTGCCGCGCCGATGCCCTGGTCGCGCTGACCACCGGCCAGCTCGTCCTGGTCGGTACCGACGGCCGGCCCGAGGGCGAGGCCGTCGACGGGCCTGAGGGCGAGGCCGTCGCCCGGCTCGACGACGCTGCTGGCTTCCCCGGCGATGCTGCGGACGGGTCCGACGACGCTGCTGGCTTGTCCGGCGACGGCGCGGACCGACCCGACGATGCCGATGGCCGGCTGGACGACGATGTGCCGGGCAGGCCCGGCAACGAGTCCGCTCACTGTTCCGTGCCAGCCGTGCCAGCCGTGCCAGCCGTGCCTGCCGTGCCTGCCGTGCGTGTGCCCGTCGTGCAGGTCGGTGTCCTGGTCGCCGCGACCACATTGGCCGGCCTGGATGACCTGCCCGGTGAGATCGCCGGGTACGGGCCCGTCCCGGCTGACGTGGCCGCCGCCCTGGCGCACCTCGGCGACCAGCCAGGCGACACCACGTGGCGTCGCCTGCTGACCGACCCGGTCTCCGGAGTCCTGACCGACTACTCGACGCGCGCCTACCGGCCCGGCCGCATCCTGCGCGCCGCCGTCGAGGCTCGCGACCGCACGTGCACCTTCATCGGCTGCCGCCAACCCTCGCACCGGTGCGAGCACGACCACCTGACCCCGTACGACCACCAGCACCCCGACCGGCGCGCCCATGGTCACGGGCAGACCTGTGCCCACAATCTCCATGCCCTGTGCAAGCACCACCATCAGCTCAAGACCGCCGGGATCATCGTGCCCAGCCGAGACCCTCGGACAGGCGCGACCCTGTGGACGCTGACCGCCACCGGTCACACCGCCACGCGCGAGGCCGACCCCCTGCACCCCGAAGCCCACGCACGAAGGCTGCGCGCCGAGCGTGCCGGACCCGATCCTGGCCGCGGTCCTGGCAGCGATCCTGGGTCCGCTCCTGGAGCCCAGGTTGCCCCCGCGGATGATCTCGCAGACCCGCCGTTCTGA
- a CDS encoding ABC-F family ATP-binding cassette domain-containing protein, whose translation MAHLLGAEALHLEYPTRVVFDSVTLGIDEGDRIGIVGRNGDGKSSLLGMLAGRIDPDGGRVTRRGGVRVGVLDQADTLDDDATVGHAVVGDRPQHEWAGDAGVRDVINGLIADLAWDARLGTLSGGQRRRVALAALLVGEWDVLMLDEPTNHLDVEGIAWLAAHLKSRWPRNQGGLLLVTHDRWFLDEVATATWEVHDRLVEPFEGGYAAYVLQRVERDRQAAAIEQKRQNLMKKELAWLRRGAPARTSKPKFRIDAANALIADVPPPRDTLQLNRLAVARLGKDVVDLVDAGVSFDGRQIIEGVEWHIAPGERTAILGANGAGKSTLLSLIAGTLAPTQGRVKRGKTVRLGVLDQQFTHLEEIADDRVRDVLARTRTTYQIDGKDLTPAQLLERLGFAREHLSARVRELSGGQKRRLQLLLVLLSEPNLLILDEPSNDVDTDMLAAMEDLLDSWPGTLIVVSHDRYLLERATDQQYAILDGRLRHLPGGVDQYLALRAAATAGQRPGGSGSVGRSGGGASSSVGSPTTAGAGAGATSGDGAGSTSAVGVGDAAPVPTASAAEVRQARKDLARIERRLSRIADDEAKLHEKITADPTNYDAVAALDGTLRALADEREALELEWLEAAEIAG comes from the coding sequence GTGGCACATCTCCTCGGGGCGGAAGCCCTGCACCTCGAGTACCCGACGCGCGTCGTCTTCGACTCGGTGACCCTCGGCATCGACGAGGGCGACCGGATCGGCATCGTCGGCCGCAACGGCGACGGCAAGTCGTCCCTGCTGGGGATGCTCGCGGGACGCATCGACCCCGACGGCGGACGTGTCACCCGCCGCGGCGGCGTCCGCGTCGGCGTGCTCGACCAGGCCGACACGCTCGACGACGACGCCACCGTGGGTCACGCCGTCGTCGGCGACCGCCCGCAGCACGAGTGGGCCGGCGACGCCGGCGTGCGCGACGTCATCAACGGGCTCATCGCCGACCTTGCGTGGGACGCCCGCCTCGGCACCCTGTCCGGCGGGCAGCGGCGGCGGGTGGCGCTCGCGGCCCTGCTCGTGGGGGAGTGGGACGTGCTCATGCTCGACGAGCCCACCAACCACCTCGACGTCGAGGGCATCGCGTGGCTGGCCGCCCACCTCAAGAGCCGCTGGCCGCGGAACCAGGGCGGGCTGCTGCTCGTCACGCACGACCGGTGGTTCCTCGACGAGGTGGCCACCGCGACCTGGGAGGTGCACGACCGCCTCGTCGAGCCCTTCGAGGGCGGGTACGCGGCCTACGTCCTGCAGCGCGTGGAACGCGACCGGCAGGCCGCCGCGATCGAGCAGAAGCGCCAGAACCTCATGAAGAAGGAGCTCGCGTGGCTGCGCCGCGGCGCACCCGCGCGCACCTCCAAGCCCAAGTTCCGCATCGACGCCGCCAACGCGCTCATCGCCGACGTGCCGCCGCCCCGTGACACGCTTCAGCTCAACCGGCTCGCCGTGGCCAGGCTCGGCAAGGACGTCGTCGACCTCGTCGATGCCGGCGTGAGCTTCGACGGGCGGCAGATCATCGAGGGCGTCGAGTGGCACATCGCCCCCGGCGAGCGGACCGCGATCCTCGGCGCGAACGGGGCCGGCAAGTCGACGCTGCTCTCGCTGATCGCGGGGACGTTGGCGCCGACGCAGGGCCGGGTCAAGCGCGGCAAGACCGTGCGCCTGGGCGTGCTCGACCAGCAGTTCACGCACCTCGAGGAGATCGCCGACGACCGCGTCCGCGACGTGCTCGCCCGCACGAGGACCACCTACCAGATCGACGGCAAGGACCTCACCCCCGCCCAGCTCCTCGAACGGCTCGGGTTCGCGCGTGAGCACCTGTCCGCGCGGGTGCGGGAGCTGTCCGGCGGGCAGAAGCGGCGCCTCCAGCTTCTGCTCGTGCTGCTCTCCGAACCCAACCTGCTCATCCTCGACGAGCCCTCCAACGACGTCGACACCGACATGCTCGCCGCCATGGAGGACCTGCTCGACTCCTGGCCCGGCACGCTCATCGTCGTCTCCCACGACCGGTACCTGCTCGAACGCGCCACCGACCAGCAGTACGCCATCCTCGACGGGCGGCTGCGGCACCTGCCCGGTGGCGTGGACCAGTACCTCGCGCTGCGCGCCGCGGCGACCGCGGGCCAGCGGCCGGGTGGCTCCGGCTCGGTCGGGCGGAGCGGCGGCGGTGCGTCGTCCTCCGTCGGCAGCCCGACGACGGCGGGGGCGGGTGCGGGCGCGACGTCGGGGGACGGCGCGGGTTCGACGTCGGCGGTCGGCGTCGGTGACGCGGCTCCGGTGCCGACGGCGTCGGCCGCGGAGGTGCGGCAGGCCCGCAAGGACCTCGCGCGGATCGAGCGGCGGCTGTCCCGCATCGCCGACGACGAGGCGAAGCTCCACGAGAAGATCACCGCCGACCCGACCAACTACGACGCCGTCGCAGCCCTGGACGGCACGCTGCGGGCGCTCGCGGACGAGCGCGAGGCCCTCGAGCTGGAGTGGCTGGAGGCGGCGGAGATCGCCGGCTGA